One region of Sporohalobacter salinus genomic DNA includes:
- a CDS encoding DUF6391 domain-containing protein, which produces MPLLLFFLLIVILFPALLIPVGSLIMLLILFIPFKFTLDSLITLITAPEQIIKIAVNPKLRRNHALEHATINVLEESYGHQHLSGLAKENGFLIQGAINPIVLQQAAEEGLHRLKAGETDLVIHDRCGTSLMMGNLISALIFFGLLLSTGNFTIIYVLIAVIFSRLLGPTIGKYAQKLLTTSPDVEGMVIDGIRSETNFNNFFGINIRNQPQKLFVKTERLEVY; this is translated from the coding sequence ATGCCTTTATTATTATTTTTTTTATTAATTGTAATTTTATTTCCGGCATTGTTGATTCCTGTTGGTAGTTTAATTATGCTATTAATCTTATTTATTCCTTTTAAGTTTACTCTTGATTCATTAATTACTTTAATAACTGCTCCTGAACAGATTATCAAGATTGCTGTTAATCCTAAATTAAGACGAAACCATGCTTTAGAACATGCTACTATTAATGTATTGGAAGAATCATATGGGCATCAACATTTATCAGGTTTAGCTAAAGAAAATGGTTTTTTAATTCAGGGGGCTATAAATCCAATAGTATTACAGCAGGCTGCCGAAGAGGGACTCCATCGATTAAAAGCAGGTGAAACAGATTTAGTCATTCATGATAGATGTGGTACTAGTTTAATGATGGGAAATCTTATATCAGCTCTGATTTTCTTTGGACTATTATTGTCAACTGGGAACTTTACTATCATATATGTATTAATTGCTGTTATATTTTCTAGGTTGCTGGGGCCTACAATAGGTAAATATGCTCAAAAATTATTAACTACTTCGCCTGATGTAGAAGGAATGGTGATTGATGGAATTAGATCTGAAACTAATTTTAATAATTTCTTTGGGATTAATATAAGGAATCAACCCCAGAAATTATTTGTTAAAACAGAAAGATTAGAAGTCTATTGA
- the fmt gene encoding methionyl-tRNA formyltransferase: MDVIFMGTPDFSVPTLKRLIEEDFTDVIGVVTQPDRPRGRGQKMHPSPVKEEALKEDLTLLQPEDINNSDSVTKLKELNPDVIVVIAYGQILDKEILDLPKLGCINVHASLLPKYRGSGPLHRVIINGEEETGITTMYMEEGLDIGDIILKEKVEITSEETVGELHDRLAVLGAEVLLETLELIKAGEANRISQDDRKATYAQKITKEEGRIDWTASAQEIKNLIRGMNPWPGAYTFYNDNRLKVWNSRIYDSKTKPSVIPGTVVDIENESGFIVQSGEGQLLISEVQPENKQRMSANDFLRGYDLQEGTLLTTDQDQNGD; this comes from the coding sequence ATGGATGTTATATTTATGGGAACTCCTGATTTTTCAGTACCGACACTTAAACGATTAATTGAAGAAGATTTTACTGATGTAATAGGAGTTGTTACCCAGCCGGACCGACCTAGAGGTAGGGGGCAGAAGATGCACCCATCTCCCGTTAAAGAAGAAGCCCTAAAAGAGGATTTAACCTTATTACAGCCTGAAGATATTAATAACTCAGATTCAGTTACTAAACTAAAAGAATTAAATCCTGATGTAATTGTAGTTATTGCTTATGGTCAGATTTTGGATAAGGAGATCCTTGATTTACCTAAATTAGGATGCATTAATGTTCATGCTTCATTATTGCCTAAGTATCGCGGTTCTGGCCCTCTACATCGAGTGATTATTAATGGAGAAGAAGAAACTGGAATTACTACAATGTATATGGAAGAAGGCTTAGATATTGGTGATATAATTTTAAAAGAAAAAGTTGAGATTACTTCTGAAGAGACTGTTGGTGAATTACATGATAGATTAGCTGTTTTAGGAGCTGAGGTCTTGCTTGAAACTTTAGAGTTAATTAAGGCTGGAGAAGCTAATCGTATTTCGCAGGACGATAGAAAAGCTACTTATGCCCAAAAGATTACTAAAGAAGAAGGGCGAATTGATTGGACAGCAAGTGCTCAAGAGATTAAAAACTTAATTCGAGGGATGAACCCTTGGCCAGGTGCTTATACTTTCTATAATGATAATAGACTTAAAGTCTGGAATAGTAGGATATATGATTCTAAAACAAAGCCCTCTGTAATCCCCGGGACAGTAGTTGATATTGAAAATGAATCTGGTTTTATAGTTCAGAGTGGAGAAGGACAGCTATTGATTAGTGAAGTTCAGCCAGAGAATAAACAGCGAATGTCGGCTAATGATTTTTTGCGGGGATATGATTTACAAGAGGGGACTTTATTAACTACGGACCAGGATCAGAATGGAGATTAA
- the rsmB gene encoding 16S rRNA (cytosine(967)-C(5))-methyltransferase RsmB yields the protein MTKNGRQVALEAVYRINEEGAYSNLVLNHLFKKYNLPEQDKGLATELIYGSLRMRNHLDWILNQFADRSINKMDSWTRNILRLGLYQIRFLDSIPDAVACNETVELAKEYQHSGAANFVNGVLRNILRNLDKVEFPQLDDNPVQHIRYKYSFPQWMVETWVKRYGIELTIDICSAFNQVPRKIIRQNQLKITAEELKTELVSAGIEIESISEIPQAFKVTNSSSLFQSDLFTAGYFQIQGLASILTGHIIMPEPGDRVLDLCSAPGGKTTHLAEFMANQGEIIANDLHEDKLELIERNCERLGIEIVNTQSGDGRSLEFKNKFDKILVDAPCSGLGMIAKKPEIKWQKKPQDSKSLAKLQLELLNNASEFLKSGGELIYSTCTIAKEENLEVINKFLAQNLAFELVDLSSQAERYGIGSDFILEGAIRLLPTWQENEGFFIAKLRKKV from the coding sequence GTGACAAAGAATGGACGTCAGGTTGCTTTAGAGGCGGTGTATAGGATAAATGAGGAAGGAGCGTACTCTAATTTAGTACTAAACCATCTCTTTAAAAAGTATAATTTACCAGAGCAAGATAAAGGTTTAGCTACTGAATTAATTTATGGTAGTTTGCGAATGAGAAATCATTTAGACTGGATTTTAAATCAGTTTGCAGATCGAAGTATAAATAAAATGGATAGCTGGACGAGGAATATATTGCGGTTGGGGTTATATCAGATTCGGTTTCTTGACAGCATTCCTGATGCTGTAGCCTGTAATGAAACAGTAGAATTAGCTAAGGAATATCAACATAGTGGAGCTGCAAATTTTGTTAATGGAGTTTTGCGTAATATTCTTCGTAATTTAGATAAAGTTGAGTTTCCTCAATTAGATGATAATCCTGTTCAGCATATTAGATATAAATATTCATTTCCTCAATGGATGGTAGAAACTTGGGTAAAAAGATACGGAATAGAATTAACAATTGATATTTGTTCTGCTTTTAATCAAGTACCTCGTAAGATTATTAGACAGAATCAGCTTAAAATAACGGCTGAAGAATTAAAGACAGAGTTAGTTTCAGCTGGCATAGAGATAGAGTCTATTTCGGAGATTCCTCAAGCTTTCAAAGTGACCAATTCTTCTTCTCTTTTTCAATCGGATTTATTTACAGCTGGATATTTTCAGATTCAGGGCTTGGCTTCTATTCTGACCGGCCATATTATAATGCCAGAGCCTGGAGATAGAGTTTTGGACTTATGTAGTGCTCCTGGCGGTAAGACGACTCATTTGGCTGAGTTTATGGCCAATCAAGGGGAGATAATAGCTAATGATTTGCATGAGGATAAGCTAGAATTGATTGAAAGAAATTGTGAACGGTTAGGAATTGAGATAGTTAATACTCAGTCTGGTGACGGACGCAGTTTAGAGTTCAAGAATAAGTTTGATAAAATTTTAGTTGATGCTCCTTGTTCTGGATTAGGGATGATAGCTAAAAAACCGGAAATCAAATGGCAGAAGAAGCCGCAGGATAGCAAGTCTTTAGCTAAACTACAACTTGAACTTTTAAATAATGCCAGCGAATTTTTAAAGTCAGGTGGAGAGTTAATTTATAGTACTTGTACTATTGCTAAAGAAGAGAATCTAGAAGTAATAAATAAATTTTTAGCTCAAAATTTAGCTTTTGAATTAGTTGATTTAAGCAGTCAGGCTGAAAGGTATGGAATTGGTTCGGATTTTATCTTAGAAGGAGCTATTCGATTATTACCTACCTGGCAGGAGAATGAGGGATTCTTTATTGCTAAGTTGAGGAAAAAAGTTTAA
- a CDS encoding zinc metallopeptidase — protein sequence MFFPFFDPTFFILIPALLISMYAQYKVKSTFNKYLNVAASRGYTGAEVARDILQQKGIRNVTIERAQESLSDHYDPRSKTVRLSPEVYNGRSVASLGVAAHETGHAVQHAVEYLPLNIRHTLLPVANFGSKLGLPLGIFGFFFFRSEFMVHLGLIIFAGAVLFQIVTLPVEFNASARAIDFLRNGDYLARDEVKPAKKVLNAAALTYVAAVLVSIGHMLRLLMMASMLDDD from the coding sequence ATGTTTTTTCCATTTTTTGATCCGACGTTTTTTATTTTAATACCTGCTTTATTGATTTCAATGTATGCTCAGTATAAAGTTAAGAGTACTTTCAATAAATATTTAAATGTAGCAGCTAGTAGAGGCTATACTGGAGCAGAAGTAGCGCGAGATATTTTACAGCAGAAAGGAATTCGGAATGTAACAATAGAGAGAGCCCAGGAAAGCTTGAGTGATCATTATGATCCACGTAGTAAAACAGTTCGTTTATCACCAGAAGTATATAATGGTAGATCGGTGGCTTCCTTAGGAGTAGCAGCTCATGAGACCGGGCATGCTGTTCAGCATGCTGTAGAGTATTTGCCTTTGAATATTAGGCATACTTTATTGCCAGTGGCTAATTTTGGTTCGAAGTTAGGACTACCATTAGGAATTTTTGGCTTTTTCTTCTTTAGATCAGAGTTTATGGTCCATTTAGGACTAATTATTTTTGCTGGTGCTGTTTTATTTCAGATTGTGACTTTGCCAGTGGAGTTTAATGCTAGTGCTCGGGCTATCGATTTTCTTCGGAATGGTGATTATCTTGCTCGTGATGAAGTAAAGCCAGCTAAGAAGGTATTGAATGCAGCAGCTTTAACTTATGTAGCAGCAGTATTAGTTTCTATAGGTCATATGTTACGATTGTTGATGATGGCTAGTATGCTGGATGATGATTAA
- the rlmN gene encoding 23S rRNA (adenine(2503)-C(2))-methyltransferase RlmN, whose amino-acid sequence MATKVDLSSFNLTELEDFVSDELGEASFRAKQIMNWIYKQGVVDFEEMTNLSQDLRSRLQGKAYINKFIEITRAESKDGTVKFLFKLRDNKEIETVFLPYQDGRNSICVSTQVGCGMGCNFCATGQQGLERNLTTGEIISQILEVQRLMSSSGYNSSLITNIVFMGMGEPLANYDNLLKAIKILNSNETLNISMRRITVSTCGLVPQIKRLADEELQLVLAISLHAAEDEIRDNMMPINKRYPLEELITACEYYLERTNRRITFEYALIDGVNNRHEDAKKLAQLLSGLLCHVNLIPINPVKDLRLSRPNREDTKEFKKILNQNNIQATVRQERGKDIEAACGQLRTENN is encoded by the coding sequence ATGGCTACTAAAGTAGATCTTTCTTCTTTTAATTTAACTGAATTAGAAGATTTTGTGAGTGATGAATTAGGTGAAGCTTCTTTTAGAGCTAAACAGATAATGAATTGGATTTATAAGCAGGGGGTTGTTGATTTTGAAGAAATGACTAATTTAAGTCAAGATTTGCGCAGTAGATTACAGGGTAAGGCCTATATTAATAAATTTATAGAAATAACTAGAGCAGAATCGAAAGATGGTACAGTTAAGTTTTTATTCAAGTTGAGGGATAATAAAGAGATTGAGACAGTCTTTTTACCATATCAAGATGGAAGAAATAGTATCTGTGTATCTACTCAAGTAGGTTGTGGTATGGGTTGTAATTTCTGTGCAACTGGACAGCAGGGACTGGAACGTAATTTAACTACTGGAGAGATTATAAGTCAGATTTTAGAGGTTCAGCGGTTAATGAGTTCGAGTGGTTATAATTCTTCCTTGATAACTAATATAGTTTTTATGGGTATGGGTGAACCGCTGGCGAATTATGATAATCTTTTGAAGGCAATTAAGATCTTAAATAGTAATGAAACCTTAAATATTTCTATGCGAAGGATAACAGTTTCTACTTGTGGTTTAGTACCTCAGATTAAAAGGCTAGCTGATGAAGAACTGCAGTTAGTTTTGGCTATTTCACTACATGCTGCTGAGGATGAAATTCGAGACAATATGATGCCAATTAATAAACGTTATCCCCTAGAAGAATTAATTACTGCCTGTGAGTATTATTTAGAAAGGACGAATAGACGGATTACGTTTGAGTATGCTTTGATAGATGGTGTTAATAATCGACATGAGGATGCTAAAAAGCTGGCTCAATTATTGTCAGGATTGCTCTGTCATGTTAATTTAATTCCCATTAATCCAGTGAAGGATTTAAGGCTTTCAAGGCCTAATAGAGAAGATACTAAAGAATTTAAAAAGATATTGAATCAGAATAATATTCAGGCTACTGTACGTCAGGAAAGAGGTAAGGATATTGAAGCAGCTTGTGGGCAGCTTAGGACTGAAAATAATTAG
- the metK gene encoding methionine adenosyltransferase → MADKNYLFTSESVTEGHPDKVADQISDAVLDAILSQDPQGRVACETLVTTGMVLISGEISTECYVDISKIARDTVKEIGYTRAKFGFDGDTCAVLTSIDEQSPDIAMGVDEALEVKEGGIDKDEELGAGDQGLMFGYATNETEELMPLPITLSHKLARKLAKVRKDDVLPYLRPDGKTQVTIEYEEDKPVRVDTVVVSTQHSPDVVLEQIKEDIIAEVIKPVIGGEMLDNKTEYLVNPTGRFVIGGPHGDAGLTGRKIIVDTYGGTARHGGGAFSGKDPTKVDRSASYAARYVAKNVVAAGLADKCEVQLSYAIGVASPVSIMIDTFGTAKIEEEVLKDLITKHFDLRPGKIIEELDLRRPIYNQISAYGHFGRSDLELPWERTDKADLLRENAGL, encoded by the coding sequence ATGGCTGATAAAAATTATTTATTTACATCGGAATCAGTAACTGAAGGACATCCAGATAAAGTTGCTGACCAGATTTCTGATGCTGTATTAGATGCAATTTTAAGTCAGGACCCACAAGGAAGAGTAGCTTGTGAGACATTAGTAACAACAGGAATGGTCTTAATTTCTGGTGAAATTTCTACTGAGTGTTATGTTGATATTTCAAAGATTGCTAGAGATACCGTTAAGGAGATTGGTTATACTCGAGCTAAATTTGGTTTTGATGGTGATACCTGTGCTGTCTTAACATCTATTGATGAACAATCACCGGATATTGCTATGGGAGTGGATGAAGCTTTAGAGGTTAAAGAAGGCGGTATTGATAAAGATGAAGAGCTTGGTGCTGGAGATCAAGGATTAATGTTTGGTTATGCTACTAATGAAACTGAAGAATTAATGCCGCTGCCAATTACTCTTTCTCACAAATTGGCTAGGAAGTTAGCTAAAGTAAGGAAAGATGATGTCTTACCTTATTTGCGGCCTGATGGTAAAACACAGGTTACTATTGAGTATGAAGAGGACAAGCCTGTTAGAGTAGATACTGTAGTAGTTTCTACCCAACATAGTCCTGATGTAGTATTAGAACAGATTAAAGAAGATATTATTGCTGAAGTAATTAAACCAGTTATTGGAGGAGAAATGCTGGATAATAAAACAGAATACTTAGTAAATCCAACAGGAAGATTTGTTATTGGAGGGCCACATGGTGATGCTGGTCTGACTGGGCGTAAGATAATAGTTGATACTTATGGTGGTACAGCTAGACACGGTGGAGGAGCTTTTTCCGGTAAAGATCCAACAAAAGTAGATAGGTCTGCTTCTTATGCAGCACGATATGTAGCTAAAAACGTGGTAGCAGCAGGCTTAGCTGATAAATGTGAAGTGCAATTATCTTATGCTATTGGTGTTGCTTCTCCAGTATCAATTATGATAGACACCTTCGGTACAGCTAAAATTGAAGAGGAAGTTTTAAAAGATTTAATTACAAAACACTTTGATTTACGTCCTGGTAAGATTATTGAGGAATTAGATTTGAGGAGACCTATTTATAATCAAATATCTGCTTATGGTCACTTTGGTCGAAGTGATCTAGAATTGCCCTGGGAACGTACAGATAAGGCTGATCTTTTACGTGAAAATGCAGGATTATAA
- the priA gene encoding primosomal protein N' — protein sequence MKSEYAEVIVDLQINEVDKPFTYVIPDQLREEIDIGYQVEVPFGYRKLSGYVVELKDETDSDVKELKEIIGLKSSLPLFDRELLELANWIANYYQTYLITVLKSIIPSGDVGRKTERIVRLNYSLTDIKSELSKLSKRAYKQREILKYLIENQDKNLTSTALAEKVDTTPGTVRRLYEKDLVRYEEMEIRRDPMSNIDFESTAPFSLTAQQQEALDQIEDLRKKTESGTLLLKGVTGSGKTEVYLQAIAKVVNDGQDAIVLVPEISLTPQTVKRFKSRFGDQIAIYHSHLSAGERYDEWLRMKRGEANIVVGARSAIFAPFSNLGLIIIDEEHETSYKQGGHPKYQARKVAVKRAELTGAVTVLGTATPALESYYQMKQGNYEYASLDNRIDDRPLPPVEIIDMKEELEAGNRSIFSRKLTSAIEDRLAKNEQIILFLNRRGFSTFVLCRECGFVLECPNCDVSLTYHADKTLLRCHYCDYQKQVPDICPECESRYIKYFGVGTQKVEQAIKEEFPTARVLRMDVDTTTRKGAHQSILDKFKNKEADILLGTQMIAKGHDFPNITLVGVITADTALNFPDFRAAEHTFQLLTQVAGRTGRGDIVGKVIVQTYDSDHYSIQLAKEHDYETFYQQEIEARKELNYPPFTHLINLIIKDEDEVKVSKVANQLGGILQQQFEDEGLNANILGPIPAPLAKLRGKYRWQIMLKGNNLSKMRKLTSCSLDFLKDNINLGSTVISVDVDPIKML from the coding sequence ATGAAGTCTGAATATGCAGAAGTAATTGTAGATTTACAAATTAATGAAGTTGATAAACCTTTTACATATGTTATTCCTGATCAATTAAGAGAAGAGATTGATATTGGATATCAGGTGGAAGTTCCTTTTGGTTACCGTAAATTGTCTGGTTATGTTGTAGAATTAAAGGATGAGACTGATTCGGATGTGAAAGAGTTAAAAGAAATAATAGGATTAAAGAGTTCGCTACCTTTATTTGATCGAGAACTTTTGGAGTTGGCTAATTGGATTGCCAATTATTATCAGACTTATTTAATTACAGTTTTGAAGTCTATAATTCCATCCGGAGATGTAGGTCGGAAGACAGAACGGATTGTAAGATTAAATTATTCTTTAACTGATATAAAATCAGAGCTTTCTAAGTTAAGCAAACGGGCTTATAAACAACGAGAGATTCTAAAGTATTTAATTGAGAATCAAGATAAAAACTTAACTTCTACTGCTTTGGCTGAAAAAGTAGATACTACTCCTGGTACGGTTAGAAGATTATATGAGAAAGATTTAGTTAGATATGAGGAAATGGAAATTAGAAGAGATCCAATGTCAAATATAGATTTTGAATCTACTGCCCCCTTTTCTTTAACTGCTCAACAGCAGGAAGCTTTAGATCAGATTGAGGATTTAAGGAAAAAAACAGAAAGTGGGACATTGCTGCTTAAAGGAGTTACAGGGAGCGGTAAGACAGAAGTTTATCTTCAGGCTATTGCTAAAGTAGTAAATGATGGTCAAGATGCAATTGTATTAGTGCCTGAGATTTCTTTAACTCCCCAGACAGTAAAGCGATTTAAAAGTAGATTTGGTGATCAGATTGCTATTTATCATAGTCATCTATCTGCTGGTGAACGTTATGATGAATGGTTGAGAATGAAGCGGGGAGAGGCAAATATAGTAGTAGGGGCTCGGTCTGCTATTTTTGCTCCTTTTAGCAATTTAGGTTTAATAATTATTGATGAAGAACATGAAACGTCCTATAAACAAGGAGGTCATCCTAAATATCAAGCTCGTAAGGTAGCAGTTAAACGAGCAGAATTGACTGGGGCAGTAACGGTTTTGGGGACAGCAACTCCTGCTTTAGAGAGTTATTATCAGATGAAACAGGGAAATTATGAATATGCAAGCTTGGACAATAGGATAGATGATAGACCGTTACCTCCAGTAGAAATAATAGATATGAAGGAAGAACTAGAAGCGGGAAATAGAAGTATCTTTAGCAGAAAACTAACTTCTGCTATTGAGGATAGATTGGCTAAGAATGAACAGATTATTCTCTTTTTAAATCGGCGCGGCTTTTCTACTTTTGTTCTCTGCCGCGAATGTGGTTTTGTATTGGAGTGTCCTAACTGTGATGTATCACTAACCTATCATGCTGATAAGACGCTTCTTCGCTGTCATTATTGTGATTATCAAAAACAAGTTCCTGACATCTGTCCTGAGTGTGAGAGTCGGTATATTAAATACTTTGGAGTTGGGACTCAGAAAGTAGAACAGGCGATTAAAGAAGAATTTCCTACTGCTCGAGTATTACGCATGGATGTAGATACTACTACTCGTAAAGGGGCTCATCAAAGTATATTAGATAAATTTAAAAATAAAGAAGCTGATATTCTGTTAGGGACTCAAATGATTGCTAAGGGGCATGATTTTCCTAATATTACTTTGGTTGGTGTTATCACAGCTGATACTGCTTTGAATTTTCCAGATTTTAGAGCAGCAGAACATACATTTCAACTTTTAACTCAGGTAGCTGGTCGGACTGGTCGCGGAGATATAGTAGGAAAGGTAATAGTTCAGACTTATGATTCTGATCATTATAGTATTCAATTAGCTAAAGAACATGATTATGAGACTTTTTATCAGCAGGAAATAGAGGCTAGAAAGGAATTGAATTATCCTCCTTTTACTCATTTAATCAATTTAATTATTAAGGATGAAGATGAAGTTAAAGTTAGCAAGGTAGCTAATCAATTGGGGGGGATACTTCAACAACAGTTTGAAGATGAAGGATTAAATGCTAATATATTAGGACCTATTCCAGCACCATTAGCTAAATTAAGAGGTAAGTACAGATGGCAGATTATGCTCAAAGGTAATAATTTAAGTAAAATGAGAAAATTGACCAGTTGTAGTTTGGATTTTTTAAAGGATAATATTAATTTAGGAAGTACGGTGATTAGTGTTGATGTTGATCCAATAAAAATGTTATAA
- a CDS encoding ABC transporter ATP-binding protein — translation MLKVKRVRKIFGQGTVNENLALKDIDLELKAGEFVTIIGSNGAGKSTLLNSIAGTFPINSGSIEVNGIELTGQPDYKRASLIGRVFQDPLEGTAASMSIEENLAMAAARSKRRGLSIGVDSERKKEFKEYLSLLGLGLEDRLTDKVGLLSGGQRQSLTLLMATIARPEVLLLDEHTAALDPKTAEQVINLTNKIVDQHNLTVLMVTHDLTQALEMGNRTIMMDNGEIVLDIKGLARKQMTVDDLLDEFAQVQGKELMNDRILLAQ, via the coding sequence ATGCTAAAAGTAAAAAGAGTACGTAAAATATTTGGTCAGGGAACTGTTAATGAAAATTTAGCTCTTAAAGATATAGATTTGGAATTAAAAGCTGGTGAATTTGTAACTATTATTGGTAGTAATGGTGCTGGTAAGTCTACATTATTAAATTCAATAGCTGGTACTTTTCCAATAAATTCAGGTAGTATTGAGGTAAATGGAATTGAATTGACTGGTCAACCTGATTATAAGCGGGCTAGTTTAATTGGGCGCGTTTTTCAGGATCCTCTTGAAGGAACTGCTGCTTCTATGTCAATTGAGGAGAATTTAGCTATGGCAGCAGCTCGCAGTAAAAGGCGAGGGCTAAGTATCGGAGTGGATAGTGAACGAAAAAAGGAGTTTAAGGAATATTTAAGTTTGTTAGGTTTAGGTTTAGAAGATAGATTAACCGATAAAGTAGGTCTCTTATCTGGTGGTCAGCGTCAATCTTTAACATTGCTTATGGCTACAATTGCTAGGCCAGAAGTGCTGCTTTTGGATGAACATACTGCTGCTTTAGATCCTAAGACGGCAGAACAAGTTATTAATTTAACTAATAAGATAGTAGACCAACATAATTTGACAGTATTAATGGTTACTCATGATTTAACTCAAGCTCTAGAGATGGGTAATAGAACAATTATGATGGATAATGGAGAAATAGTTTTAGATATTAAAGGTCTTGCTCGTAAACAGATGACAGTAGATGATTTATTGGATGAATTTGCTCAAGTACAAGGGAAAGAACTAATGAATGATCGCATATTATTGGCTCAATAA
- a CDS encoding DUF116 domain-containing protein: MQQDKENARDQKLFLSLLVLSVIILGIIVGSIWYLNLTNFNYISRSILLIVGIIITLFSLVVVLGIIGILIILQKKKTVSFFYVPIRIVISYLFPLVIYLGKILGFDKLEIKNSFIEVNNQLVKPDRLKVAPEKILMLLPHCIQKADCQYRITNDLDNCRRCGQCQVDDILKLKEKYGFKAVVATGGTLARRKIKEVQPKAIIAVACERDLTSGIQDTYPLPVIGVINIRPEGPCINTLVNIEELEKAINKLL, translated from the coding sequence ATGCAGCAAGATAAAGAGAATGCTAGAGACCAAAAGCTATTTTTAAGTCTACTGGTATTATCAGTAATAATTCTGGGCATTATAGTAGGTAGTATCTGGTATTTAAATCTGACTAATTTTAATTATATTAGCCGAAGTATTCTATTGATTGTAGGAATAATAATTACTTTATTTAGTTTGGTTGTGGTTTTAGGAATAATAGGTATTTTGATCATTTTACAGAAGAAAAAAACTGTTTCCTTCTTTTATGTACCAATTAGAATTGTAATTTCTTATCTTTTTCCCTTAGTTATTTATTTAGGTAAGATATTGGGATTTGATAAATTAGAAATCAAAAATTCTTTTATTGAGGTTAATAATCAATTAGTTAAGCCGGATAGATTAAAGGTTGCTCCGGAAAAGATATTAATGCTATTGCCACACTGTATTCAAAAAGCTGATTGTCAATATAGGATAACGAATGACCTTGATAACTGTCGCCGTTGTGGTCAATGTCAAGTTGATGATATTCTAAAGCTAAAGGAGAAATATGGTTTTAAAGCAGTGGTAGCTACCGGTGGGACTTTAGCTCGGAGAAAAATTAAAGAAGTACAGCCGAAGGCTATTATTGCTGTAGCTTGCGAACGGGATTTAACTAGTGGAATTCAGGATACTTATCCTCTGCCAGTGATTGGAGTGATTAATATTCGGCCGGAAGGACCTTGTATTAATACTTTAGTTAATATCGAAGAATTAGAAAAGGCTATTAATAAACTATTATAA
- the def gene encoding peptide deformylase, whose amino-acid sequence MAILSIRTIGDPVLRTETKPVDEITDQTKKLIENMKDTMYDASGVGLAAPQVGISKQIIIVDVGDGPLTLINPEIVDSSGAEIDEEGCLSIPGENGKVERASKIVVEALNSDGEEVEIEAEGLLARALQHEIDHLEGTLFVDKVK is encoded by the coding sequence ATGGCTATATTATCGATTAGAACTATTGGAGATCCTGTTTTGCGAACTGAAACTAAACCTGTTGATGAAATTACTGATCAGACAAAAAAATTAATCGAAAATATGAAGGATACCATGTATGATGCTTCAGGTGTTGGTTTGGCAGCACCACAGGTTGGTATTTCTAAACAGATTATTATTGTTGATGTTGGAGATGGTCCATTAACTTTGATTAATCCTGAAATTGTAGATAGTTCAGGGGCTGAAATAGATGAGGAAGGATGTTTGAGCATTCCAGGAGAAAATGGTAAAGTAGAACGAGCATCTAAAATTGTAGTTGAGGCTTTAAATAGTGATGGTGAGGAAGTAGAGATTGAAGCTGAAGGTTTATTAGCCAGAGCTTTACAACATGAAATTGATCATTTAGAGGGGACCTTATTTGTTGATAAAGTAAAATAG